A genome region from Erigeron canadensis isolate Cc75 chromosome 3, C_canadensis_v1, whole genome shotgun sequence includes the following:
- the LOC122591198 gene encoding thiamine biosynthetic bifunctional enzyme TH1, chloroplastic isoform X2: MNSITISSTISTPIFHHTTNKAMPEEKALTDTNGSSAKKVPHVLTVAGSDSGAGAGIQADIKTCAARGVYCSTVITAVTAQNTLGVQDVSILPEESVAAQFKSVLSDMRVDVVKTGMLPSITMVKILHDSLKQFPVQALVVDPVMVSTSGDVLAGPSMLDTFRKDLLPMADIVTPNLKEASALLGGWQLETVSDMRTAAKSLHDLGPRNVLVKGGDLPSSSDAVDIFFDGNDIYELRSSRIQTRNSHGTGCTMASCIAAELAKGASMLSAVKVAKRYIETALEYSKCIYIGNGPQGPFDHTFKLKRNILSRLQPFDPSDLFLYAVTDSGMNKKWGRPITDAVKAAIEGGATIVQIREKDAETGDFLEAAKACLEICRAHSIPLLINDRIDIAMACDADGVHVGQSDMPVHTVRALLGPEKIIGVSCKTPEHALKAWADGADYIGSGGVFPTNTKANNRTIGLDGLKEVCLASKLPVVAIGGINLSNARSVMELGVVNLEGVAVVSALFDRECVSAETRKLHGLLTETVAKVGATAN; the protein is encoded by the exons atgaaTTCCATAACAATTTCAAGCACCATTTCAACCCCAATTTTTCATCACACCACCAACAAG GCAATGCCGGAGGAAAAGGCGTTAACCGACACAAATGGATCCAGTGCTAAAAAGGTCCCACATGTTCTGACTGTGGCTGGCTCGGATTCAGGAGCTGGTGCAGGAATTCAAGCCGATATCAAAACTTGTGCTGCACGCGGAGTCTACTGTTCCACTGTGATCACTGCTGTTACTGCACAAAATACCCTTGGAGTTCAG GATGTGAGCATTCTTCCAGAAGAGTCGGTTGCAGCACAATTTAAGTCTGTGCTGTCAGACATGCGGGTTGATGTT GTGAAAACGGGCATGCTTCCGTCTATCACTATGGTCAAGATTCTTCATGACAGTCTAAAGCAATTTCCTGTTCAAG CTTTGGTGGTTGATCCTGTCATGGTTTCTACCAGTGGAGATGTGCTTGCCGGGCCTTCAATGCTTGACACGTTCCG GAAGGATCTTCTTCCTATGGCTGACATTGTGACCCCAAATCTAAAAGAGGCGTCTGCTTTACTTGGTGGTTGGCAATTGGAGACGGTTAGTGACATGCGCACTGCTGCAAAATCTTTACATGATTTGGGACCACG AAATGTTCTTGTGAAAGGAGGCGACCTTCCTTCTTCCTCAGATGCTGTAGATATATTCTTTGATG GTAATGATATTTATGAATTACGTTCATCACGGATACAAACTCGAAATTCTCATGGAACTGGTTGTACCATGGCATCATGTATAGCAGCTGAGTTGGCAAAGGGTGCTTCAATGTTATCAGCTGTTAAG GTAGCAAAACGATATATTGAGACTGCCCTGGAATATAGCAAATGCATTTATATTGGAAACGGACCTCAAGGTCCTTTTGATCATACATTTAAGCTAAAGAGGAACATTTTAAGCAGGCTGCAACCGTTTGATCCTAGTGATCTCTTCTTATATGCCGTCACAGATTCAGGGATGAATAAAAAATGGGGTCGTCCCATTACAGATGCTGTTAAAGCTGCCATCGAAGGAGGTGCCACTATTGTGCAGATAag GGAAAAAGATGCTGAAACAGGAGATTTCCTAGAAGCAGCTAAAGCATGTCTTGAAATTTGTCGTGCCCATAGCATCCCTTTACTGATCAATGATCGGATTGATATTGCAATGGCTTGTGATGCTGATGGAGTCCACGTTGGTCAATCCGACATGCCAGTCCACACTGTACGAGCTCTTCTTGGGCCAGAAAAGATTATTGGTGTATCATGCAAGACACCAGAGCACGCTCTAAAAGCATGGGCAGATGGTGCTGATTACATAGGATCAGGAGGCGTATTCCCTACAAACACCAAAGCGAACAACCGGACCATTGGTTTGGATGGTCTGAAAGAGGTTTGCTTGGCTTCAAAGCTACCTGTGGTGGCTATTGGCGGCATCAATCTCTCGAATGCGAGATCTGTGATGGAATTAGGGGTGGTGAATCTGGAAGGGGTGGCTGTTGTTTCTGCCCTGTTTGATAGAGAATGTGTTTCTGCGGAGACAAGAAAACTCCATGGTTTGTTGACGGAAACCGTTGCAAAAGTAGGAGCAACTGCTAACTGA
- the LOC122591317 gene encoding serine hydroxymethyltransferase 6-like: MDMTRATQSNLSLGFVPHNIPNDTVSFQIDSSFRNGSSHAGSAVPLQLMEQQTVTDAKNVDLNETNGVSMDLNEESRVGGDDDEEEGEKDVEEFRILGHSMCLKRRRDNNNNNNNSVNNNHNSSLAIADSGSSNVLSKRVHVESTWQGQSLESRRQAVRAWGNQSLQAADPDIFEILEKEKCRQYKGIELIASENFVCKAVMEALGSHVTNKYSEGMPGARYYTGNQYIDEIEMICCQRALTAFGLDSESWGVNVQPYSCTSANFAVYTGLLLPGDRIMGLDTPSGGNTSHGYYTPNGRKVSGASIFFESLSYKVNPKTGIIDFEKLEERALDFRPKILICGGSSYPREWEYCKFRQIADKCGAVLMCDMAQISGLIAAKECASPFELCDIVTSTTHKSLRGPRGGIIFYRKGLKAKKRGMLLNQGDGSDKYDFEEKINFAVCPALQGGPHNNHIAALAIALKQLATPEYMEYMQQVKKNAQALASALLRKNCRLVTGGTDNHLILWDLRNLGLTGKNLEKVCEMCHITVNKIAIFDDNGTLIPGGVRIGTPAMTSRGCLESDFETMADFLFRAAQITSTVQREHGKVLKSFLKGLENNKDITDLRAQVENFATQFAMPGQDL; the protein is encoded by the exons ATGGACATGACTCGTGCAACACAATCAAACTTATCCTTAGGGTTTGTACCCCACAACATACCAAACGACACAGTTTCATTTCAAATTGATTCGAGTTTTCGAAATGGTTCGAGTCATGCTGGTTCCGCGGTTCCGTTACAGTTAATGGAACAGCAGACGGTAACAGACGCTAAAAACGTTGATTTGAATGAAACGAATGGTGTGAGTATGGACTTGAATGAAGAGAGTAGagttggtggtgatgatgatgaggaggaggGGGAGAAAGATGTTGAGGAGTTTCGAATTTTAGGTCATTCGATGTGTTTGAAAAGACGacgagataataataataataacaataatagtgttaataataatcataatagtaGTTTGGCTATTGCTGATTCGGGGTCTTCGAATGTGTTATCTAAACGAGTTCATGTAGAGTCAACATGGCAAGGACAGAGTTTGGAATCGCGTAGGCAGGCGGTTAGGGCTTGGGGGAATCAGTCTTTGCAGGCTGCTGATCCGGATATATTTGAGATTTTGGAGAAAGAAAAGTGTAGACAGTATAAAGGGATTGAATTGATTGCGTCGGAGAATTTTGTTTGTAAAGCTGTTATGGAAGCGTTAGGTAGTCATGTGACGAATAAGTATTCTGAAGGTATGCCTGGTGCTAGGTACTATACTGGGAATCAgtatattgatgaaattgagatGATTTGTTGTCAACGTGCTTTGACTGCTTTTGGACTTGATTCGGAGAGTTGGGGTGTGAATGTTCAGCCGTATTCATGTACTTCTGCAAATTTTGCTGTTTATACTGGTTTGTTGTTGCCAGGTGATCGGATTATGGGGCTGGATACTCCTTCGGGAGGTAATACAAGTCATGGATATTATACACCGAATGGGAGGAAAGTTTCTGGTGCTTCAATCTTCTTTGAAAGTCTTTCATATAAAGTTAACCCGAAAACGGGGATTATTGATTTTGAGAAACTTGAAGAGAGAGCACTTGATTTTCGTCCCAAGATTCTTATTTGTGGTGGTAGCTCGTATCCTCGGGAATGGGAGTATTGTAAGTTTAGGCAGATTGCTGATAAGTGTGGTGCGGTTTTGATGTGTGACATGGCTCAAATTAGTGGGCTTATTGCTGCCAAg GAATGTGCAAGCCCCTTTGAGTTATGTGACATTGTAACCTCAACTACTCATAAAAGTCTTCGTGGCCCTCGAGGAGGTATAATTTTTTACAGAAAGGGTCTTAAGGCTAAGAAAAGAGGCATGCTTTTGAATCAAGGTGATGGTAGTGACAAATATGACTTTGAAGAGAAGATTAATTTTGCTGTATGCCCTGCGCTTCAAGGTGGGCCACACAACAATCACATTGCTGCCCTTGCGATTGCACTTAAACAGTTGGCTACTCCAGAGTACATGGAATACATGCAACAGGTGAAGAAAAATGCCCAAGCATTGGCATCTGCtttattgagaaagaactgcaGGCTGGTAACAGGAGGGACTGACAATCATTTAATACTTTGGGATCTTAGAAATCTTGGATTGACTG GTAAAAACTTGGAGAAAGTATGTGAAATGTGTCATATTACTGTCAACAAAATTGCCATATTTGATGATAATGGTACTCTGATCCCAGGAGGAGTGAGGATTG GTACTCCTGCGATGACTTCACGAGGTTGCCTGGAATCTGATTTCGAGACAATGGCGGACTTTCTTTTTCGAGCAGCTCAAATTACAAGTACAGTGCAGAGGGAACATGGAAAAGTGCTCAAATCTTTCTTGAAAGGACTTGAAAACAACAAAGACATTACTGATCTTAGAGCCCAAGTTGAGAACTTTGCAACTCAGTTTGCGATGCCAGGTCAAGATTTGTAG
- the LOC122591198 gene encoding thiamine biosynthetic bifunctional enzyme TH1, chloroplastic isoform X1 yields MNSITISSTISTPIFHHTTNKICTVFSSKQGVDQFGGLTVKAMPEEKALTDTNGSSAKKVPHVLTVAGSDSGAGAGIQADIKTCAARGVYCSTVITAVTAQNTLGVQDVSILPEESVAAQFKSVLSDMRVDVVKTGMLPSITMVKILHDSLKQFPVQALVVDPVMVSTSGDVLAGPSMLDTFRKDLLPMADIVTPNLKEASALLGGWQLETVSDMRTAAKSLHDLGPRNVLVKGGDLPSSSDAVDIFFDGNDIYELRSSRIQTRNSHGTGCTMASCIAAELAKGASMLSAVKVAKRYIETALEYSKCIYIGNGPQGPFDHTFKLKRNILSRLQPFDPSDLFLYAVTDSGMNKKWGRPITDAVKAAIEGGATIVQIREKDAETGDFLEAAKACLEICRAHSIPLLINDRIDIAMACDADGVHVGQSDMPVHTVRALLGPEKIIGVSCKTPEHALKAWADGADYIGSGGVFPTNTKANNRTIGLDGLKEVCLASKLPVVAIGGINLSNARSVMELGVVNLEGVAVVSALFDRECVSAETRKLHGLLTETVAKVGATAN; encoded by the exons atgaaTTCCATAACAATTTCAAGCACCATTTCAACCCCAATTTTTCATCACACCACCAACAAG ATATGTACAGTATTCAGTTCGAAACAAGGGGTTGATCAGTTTGGTGGTTTAACTGTCAAGGCAATGCCGGAGGAAAAGGCGTTAACCGACACAAATGGATCCAGTGCTAAAAAGGTCCCACATGTTCTGACTGTGGCTGGCTCGGATTCAGGAGCTGGTGCAGGAATTCAAGCCGATATCAAAACTTGTGCTGCACGCGGAGTCTACTGTTCCACTGTGATCACTGCTGTTACTGCACAAAATACCCTTGGAGTTCAG GATGTGAGCATTCTTCCAGAAGAGTCGGTTGCAGCACAATTTAAGTCTGTGCTGTCAGACATGCGGGTTGATGTT GTGAAAACGGGCATGCTTCCGTCTATCACTATGGTCAAGATTCTTCATGACAGTCTAAAGCAATTTCCTGTTCAAG CTTTGGTGGTTGATCCTGTCATGGTTTCTACCAGTGGAGATGTGCTTGCCGGGCCTTCAATGCTTGACACGTTCCG GAAGGATCTTCTTCCTATGGCTGACATTGTGACCCCAAATCTAAAAGAGGCGTCTGCTTTACTTGGTGGTTGGCAATTGGAGACGGTTAGTGACATGCGCACTGCTGCAAAATCTTTACATGATTTGGGACCACG AAATGTTCTTGTGAAAGGAGGCGACCTTCCTTCTTCCTCAGATGCTGTAGATATATTCTTTGATG GTAATGATATTTATGAATTACGTTCATCACGGATACAAACTCGAAATTCTCATGGAACTGGTTGTACCATGGCATCATGTATAGCAGCTGAGTTGGCAAAGGGTGCTTCAATGTTATCAGCTGTTAAG GTAGCAAAACGATATATTGAGACTGCCCTGGAATATAGCAAATGCATTTATATTGGAAACGGACCTCAAGGTCCTTTTGATCATACATTTAAGCTAAAGAGGAACATTTTAAGCAGGCTGCAACCGTTTGATCCTAGTGATCTCTTCTTATATGCCGTCACAGATTCAGGGATGAATAAAAAATGGGGTCGTCCCATTACAGATGCTGTTAAAGCTGCCATCGAAGGAGGTGCCACTATTGTGCAGATAag GGAAAAAGATGCTGAAACAGGAGATTTCCTAGAAGCAGCTAAAGCATGTCTTGAAATTTGTCGTGCCCATAGCATCCCTTTACTGATCAATGATCGGATTGATATTGCAATGGCTTGTGATGCTGATGGAGTCCACGTTGGTCAATCCGACATGCCAGTCCACACTGTACGAGCTCTTCTTGGGCCAGAAAAGATTATTGGTGTATCATGCAAGACACCAGAGCACGCTCTAAAAGCATGGGCAGATGGTGCTGATTACATAGGATCAGGAGGCGTATTCCCTACAAACACCAAAGCGAACAACCGGACCATTGGTTTGGATGGTCTGAAAGAGGTTTGCTTGGCTTCAAAGCTACCTGTGGTGGCTATTGGCGGCATCAATCTCTCGAATGCGAGATCTGTGATGGAATTAGGGGTGGTGAATCTGGAAGGGGTGGCTGTTGTTTCTGCCCTGTTTGATAGAGAATGTGTTTCTGCGGAGACAAGAAAACTCCATGGTTTGTTGACGGAAACCGTTGCAAAAGTAGGAGCAACTGCTAACTGA
- the LOC122592058 gene encoding serine/threonine-protein kinase SRK2A-like, whose protein sequence is MEKYELVKDIGSGNFGVARLMRNKVTKELVAMKYIERGHKIDENVAREIINHRYLRHPNIIRFKEVVLTPTHLAIVMEYAAGGELFDRICNAGRFSEDEARYFFQQLISGVHYCHFMQICHRDLKLENTLLDGSPAPRLKICDFGYSKSSLLHSRPKSTVGTPAYIAPEVLSRREYDGKLADVWSCGVTLYVMLVGAYPFEDQEDPKNFRKTIQRIMAVQYKIPDYVHISQECKHLLSRIFVASASRRISLKDIKSHSWFLKNLPRELTEAAQAVYYRKENPTFSPQSVEEIMKIVEEARSPPAASRSIGGFGWGEEEEDDDDKEAGENDAEDDEDEYDKRVKEAHQSGEVCLT, encoded by the exons ATGGAAAAGTATGAGCTTGTGAAGGATATAGGATCTGGGAATTTTGGTGTTGCAAGGTTGATGAGgaacaaagttacaaaagaaCTTGTTGCTATGAAATATATAGAAAGAGGGcataag ATTGATGAGAATGTTGCTCGAGAAATTATTAATCACAGATATCTTCGACACCCTAATATTATTCGGTTTAAAGAG GTGGTGCTGACTCCCACCCACCTTGCTATTGTCATGGAGTATGCTGCGGGAGGTGAACTTTTTGATAGGATTTGCAATGCTGGAAGATTTAGCGAAGACGAG GCTAGATACTTCTTCCAACAGCTTATATCAGGAGTTCACTACTGCCATTTCATG CAAATATGCCATAGAGATTTGAAGCTCGAGAACACTCTATTAGATGGAAGCCCTGCACCGCGCCTGAAAATCTGTGATTTTGGCTACTCAAAG TCATCTCTGCTTCACTCGAGACCCAAATCCACAGTTGGAACTCCTGCATACATTGCCCCGGAGGTTCTTTCTCGTAGAGAGTATGATGGCAAG TTGGCTGATGTGTGGTCTTGTGGAGTGACACTTTATGTTATGCTCGTGGGAGCATACCCTTTTGAAGACCAAGAAGATCCTAAAAATTTTAGGAAGACTATCCaa CGAATTATGGCTGTGCAATATAAGATCCCCGACTATGTTCACATTTCTCAAGAGTGCAAACATCTTCTTTCTCGGATATTCGTCGCCAGTGCTTCCAGG AGGATTAGCCTAAAAGACATCAAAAGCCACTCATGGTTCCTGAAGAATCTGCCAAGGGAATTGACCGAAGCTGCTCAAGCCGTGTACTACAGGAAGGAAAACCCGACATTTTCACCACAAAGTGTAGAGGAAATCatgaaaattgttgaagaagCAAGGTCCCCTCCTGCAGCTTCTCGTTCTATTGGAGGGTTCGGGTGGGGCGAGGAAGAAGAAGACGATGACGACAAAGAAGCCGGTGAGAATGACGCcgaggatgatgaagatgaatatGACAAAAGGGTCAAAGAAGCTCATCAAAGTGGAGAAGTATGTCTCACCTGA
- the LOC122592512 gene encoding mitochondrial import inner membrane translocase subunit TIM44-2-like, whose amino-acid sequence MATRKLVRDIFLSNRLPIYRHLLGYKQGLTAAPRLRLLGNGNSTYREFSVFNKIKEEYKRNQDFQQTVKEFKEKTEELKGATEDLKVRTKQTTEQLYKHVDGAWTEAEATAKKVSENLKETVSAATEEMKETLGMGKQESSESSSFSADNASAEKDGKTDKQSADGEDTKQQSGSDHAAETIFGKVRSGVSSSFQKAKDAKVIDLAKKGYDIVKEELSTSPSKRKRAMAAYAAAAQANVERSTRTDVTVVPVKQSRFSKKWEEFKLKMQGHPVFKRVSGFSEPVVTKSQEIAEDIREKWETSDHPVVHKIQDITESVSRETDAATSFKEIRRRDPYFSLPDFVSDIQEIVKPVLVAYIKGEIEVLEKYCTNEIVERCKAEHKHCEAAGTFYDNKILHISDVDIRETKMMGDSPLIIVGFNTQQVFCVRDKLGEITDGGQDTIHHVFYLWAMQLVEAEEGAEIPHMPMWKLRDMQQVGIRALI is encoded by the exons ATGGCTACACGAAAGCTTGTTCGAgatatttttctttctaatagATTACCTATATATCGCCATCTTTTAGGTTACaaacag GGTTTAACAGCAGCTCCGAGATTAAGGCTACTTGGTAATGGGAATTCAACGTATCGTGAATTCAGTGTTTTTAATAAGATTAAAGAAGAATATAAAAg AAATCAGGATTTTCAACAAACCGTGAAAGAATTTAAGGAAAAGACCGAAGAGCTAAAAGGGGCGACAGAAGATCTAAAAGTTAG AACGAAGCAGACAACTGAGCAGCTTTACAAGCATGTGGATGGTGCATGGACTGAAGCTGAAGCTACAGCGAAGAAG GTATCCGAGAATCTTAAGGAAACGGTTTCTGCCGCTACAGAGGAG ATGAAAGAAACCTTAGGAATGGGGAAGCAGGAATCCTCGGAATCGTCCAGCTTTTCAGCTGACAATGCATCTGCAGAAAAAGATGGTAAGACTGATAAGCAGTCGGCAGATGGAGAAGATACGAAACAACAGTCTGGATCTGATCATGCAGCagaaacaatttttggcaaggTCCGGTCTGGTGTTTCTTCTTCCTTTCAAAAGGCTAAGGATGCAAAGGTCATTGACCTAGCCAAGAAGGGTTATGACATCGTGAAGGAGGAGCTGAGTACTAGCCCAAGTAAGAGGAAAAGGGCCATGGCTGCTTATGCTGCTGCCGCACAAGCTAATGTTGAAAGAAGTACTAGAACAGATGTCACCGTTGTACCTGTAAAACAGTCACGATTTAGCAAGAAGTGGGAGGAGTTTAAGTTAAAA ATGCAAGGACATCCAGTCTTCAAGCGAGTCAGTGGCTTTAGTGAACCTGTCGTGACAAAGAGCCAGGAG ATTGCAGAAGATATACGGGAAAAATGGGAGACTAGTGATCATCCAGTAGTTCACAAAATTCAGGA TATCACTGAAAGTGTTTCTAGAGAGACAGATGCAGCAACATCATTCAAGGAGATTCGGCGGCGTGACCC GTACTTCTCTTTACCTGACTTTGTATCTGATATCCAAGAAATCGTGAAACCAGTTCTCGTAGCTTACATTAAA GGAGAAATTGAAGTACTGGAGAAATATTGTACCAATGAAATAGTTGAGCGGTGTAAAGCCGAGCATAAGCATTGTGAGGCGGCAGGAACTTTTTATGATAACAAG ATACTGCATATATCTGATGTTGATATAAGAGAGACAAAAATGATGGGTGACAGTCCATTAATTATTGTTGGG TTCAATACACAGCAGGTCTTTTGTGTGCGGGATAAGCTTGGTGAAATAACAGATGGAGGCCAG GATACCATTCACCATGTCTTCTATTTGTGGGCGATGCAACTTGTGGAGGCAGAAGAAGGTGCAGAAATACCACACATGCCTATGTGGAAGCTTAGAGATATGCAACAAGTTGGCATCCGGGCACTTATTTGA